Below is a window of Pocillopora verrucosa isolate sample1 chromosome 6, ASM3666991v2, whole genome shotgun sequence DNA.
cggaatttcattttaatatcaccacgctttgtgattggtcctgaaaacttGCACCATTTTCTCAACCAATgagatgcattttttttctacccGCGTTTTCTCATGACCAAATATGGAATTAGTTAATCGTagaagtcatttaaaagaaTACTTTTCCATTTATTGACGAACTACATGTAGTAAACACTCCGTCCAAAGCAAAATTTAGGAAATGGCTGGTAAAAACAGCAACATCTTAAAATTGACCCAAATATGGAAAAGTAGGATACCCACTGTGATTGCAAAACATCCCCGATGCGTATGAACATCCTTCATATGTAGCAAACCATGGAGAACATGAAGATATTTTTGATTTGTGGTCGTCAATTAGAATAAACTATCTTGATGATTGACGTCGTTGCATGGGTCACCTTATATCACCGCAGAAATCAAACAGATCAAATTTTAGTCCCACCTTTTTCTTGACGACAGTTGCTAATGTTAATGATCTTTATCAAGGATGTaaatatggttttttttatctccaaTAATTTTCTTCCATAAGCGGCTGTCGATGGTGAAACAGATGGTTGAGAAGGGATTGTAAGCAGAAGAAGACGAAACCAAAACACGACAGCCTGCCCATACGGCAGTAAGAGGTCTTTCTTCGAAATTGCTGCTGTTAAATCTCTCTAAGACTTAAATGGCAGATTTATATGTAAAATACGGTGTTTGGCACACCCAGATTGCGCAACGTTCTCGCTTGATCAGATTTCCAATTAAGGAGCTGGGTTATTCAGAGAAGttattgtgaaataattatgccAAATAAGGACTTATAAATGAACTTCAGTCACTGATTTGAACACCGACAAAGTCTTAACGctgaaaaaaagtggaaaaccAGAGAGAAAACTTGgatttaaaagatatttttagGTAAGAAACTCGTCATTATTTGTCGCGGGGGAGGGGTGGATGGGTGGGTGGGTTGGAGAATTTTAGGGGGGACCACTTGGTTTCCAGGGGACCGTAGGGGGTCAGTTGTCGCCAACGTAGTTTAAAGGAGAGACTATAGGAAATTCACTGTCAACGAGGGGGGATCGTGAGAATATCGCAGAGCCCTAGAGGGGACCAAGTGAATTTTATCGTGACTCAACAAAAATCCACCGAATCTCTCTCTCCCCTCCCTGGGGATAAAAAATGACCAGTcactaaatataatttttgttccATGAAATAAACTTCAAGAGTAGAGAAATATTATTTAGAAAAGAATTAAGCTGAATTCATATTGCGAAATAATCTGTCTTACATATTAGACGTCTCAAAAAGTTGCGCAAGTCGTGTCGGCTGATTTTTGATCAAAGAGTCCCAGACGAATCTTAATTACCGATATATAAATCGTGCCTAATTATTTGtttcctcatttttttctggaaatctACTTGGTTGTTTCCCGTGATAGTACGTTATTAACTGAACCGAAGAGCAGAATTTTCATCCGCTTTTTTATAGCAGAAACGAAGTTACTTTCAAGATGAGTGGTGAAATTACAGAGAAGATCACTTATGTCGACGCACAGGGGATACTGGCTAATGAAGAAGCTGATCCCATCAGTGGGGTCTGCGCGGAAATACAGGTGACTTTGGTGACTTCAAGGATTTTAGCAGAGAACTATGAATATTCAAATAATATTTCTGAATTTACGTACGCGAGGCAAAGAGGAGAGAGGCGCTCATTGAACGCCGACGAAGAAGGAGTAACGACTGGTCGAAACAAGGAACAAAGTGGCATTTTACGTAATCTGAATCAACGGAGAAACAGGTTTTGCTTGACTGACGTGAGAGAGTCGAATCTTCTTCGACGCAGACGAGAAAAACGCAGTTTGAATGAATCTAAAACTGAGAAAGGTGGCCCTGTGGAGATAAATTTGTCAGAGGTTGCTAGTTTTCAAGATCAAGAGACAATCAGCGCTCCACAGATAACACTTCCACATGATGAATTTGGTGATGTTCTCTCTCCAGGACCATCACCACGTGACCAGTCAAATATGGGTTCcagttttgaaaagaaatttagtGGCCGCGCTACACGTGATCGGGATGAGATCGGTTCCAGTTTCCTCTCCTTAAAGCTACCATCAAGTGACGAGTCTGAAGTGGGTTCCAGTTCCCCGGAGAACGTCCTTGGTCATTCGCCTCAGATATCGCCATGTCTTCGCATTGAAATGGTAACCAAGTTTGAAGAATTAGTCATTATTCACTCACCACGTGGCAGAGAACGATCCAAATCTTTATTAGATTAGATTGACACTGGCTACGGGTTCATGGTCGAACATTTGTAGGGTGAAACCATCTATGGGGGGGAGGGAAGTGGGTAGATATAATTCGCTGGGGGGGGAAAGGGGTTGGGAAACCTGTTTTTCATCTGTGAAAAAACAAGGTAACTtcacaactgccaatcagaaCATCAGAAAATGTCACGATGAATAATGACTCAAGGTAAAAtaaaactgcctgaagcgcgggaaaaagcggGTGATCAAGTTGCGATTGGTTTTAAAAGTAATCTGAGATTGAGTctgttttactttatttctcCCTATGACTGGTAcagaaaactcgcgtcactttctcaaccaatcagattcaaaactgaaatctATTCGTGACTTGATCACCCGCCTTTACCGCGATTTAggaagtttgcttgttttcctgatgagttctcattggctctttttctcctcttttgaTCGGTCGCGCAAATTTTCCAAACCAATCACAGGatgaagcaaaaaaacaattacattaCTTTCTcttaagtgaaaaaaatgcaaatatatttttaagccATAAACGACAAAAGAAACTAGTCAGTTGTTTcccaaatgttttaaaacattaacGTTGAATGGGTTGTTCTGGCAGTgacctttaaattatttttaatagttttaatttttcattgtattgtaatgtatcTACTTAACGACCAAAGATCTGCGAAGATCCAGTCTCGGGATGTCATATCACTAAATGAATTTGACGTGACTTTATGCTAAAGCCAGAAGACAAGCGAAGTCGTTCCATAATGTATAACGCTGAGAAattaaattcctttttgaattttgaCCGGCAGTTTTACTCTTAATTCATATATTAAGTTAGTTTCGTTTCCACGGAGGGAAGAAATAATTTAAGCCATTCCTCTTACTTTCGAAAACTTAATTTCATACCCTCGTCTTTAAATACATAATTTTTAAAGGTATTTCTTGAATTGAAGAAAGGCGGCAAACACAGGTGCCTTTTACCCACATGgataaaagtcaaatttttacAGGGAATCAAACaagaagaaataatttgaataaaaaatagtACATTCCCCACCACATTATTTAATCACTCATATtgatgaaattaatttcttgCACCTCAAGATGTCGCAACGCAATATCTTGCTATATCTCCTAACGTTAAGTGTCGTAACGCAGTATCTCGTAACGTAAAATCTTGGAACGCAAAATCTCGTAACGTAATATCTGATATCGCAACGCACTATTGCGTGACAATATCAAACAGCCTTTGCGAAGGAGACTACCAATACGGGCgatttatacattttttttccatttttacgCACAACCAATGGTAAACGAGACGTCACGCACAAACTGTCTTTACAAATACCTAATATTTCAGAAATTTAACGATGACTTCTGAGATGTGTTTGCAGAATTTCTTGTATCCTTTTCTGGTCATGTGAAGATAGTCGAACATGTCTTCGTGACTAATAACTCCATCACTTCTGACAAAGCCTGGATCCGAGTCCAGATATAGAGAGTTTGGTATGGCCTCAATCAGTTCTTTGAGTGAATGGTTCACCTGGAAATGTTTTTCGCGGAGAGGGTTTGGTTGTTTTCCTCGTGGAAGTAGACCCTATTAATcaggaaaggaaattaaaacCTTAGGCTGGAAAAAGGAAGATGATACAAATTCCTGGAACGAGAGGAGATATAGATAAGTTCCTTTTTTAAGGTTGGTTAAGCTGTGCAGGCGCTGTGATTGAACACAGGCTTCCCACCCAAAATGTCCTTCTTTCAAAATGGGATGTTCCTTAAGATGgtttttaaatatttccttaCAAACCCACTTAAATAAACATGGCATTCCACCAATCCTACTTCATGGCATTTTGTAAAATGCAAAGAACCATCTTATCTTACCAGTACAATGATTTTTGCAGAAGGCAGCTTGCTTGTTATACTCCATACAACTGATTCAATTCCTTCTACAACTTGGTCTGCTGTACTGTGATGATTATTTGTTCCAATCAATAATACAACAACctgaaatcaagaaaaaaaagttgtgatcaaatcaaaaaaatttaattaataagattaatttggttttatcgactacATTGGTAATGGAAATTGGCGTCCATGAAGAGTTTCTGAAGTTGACATTTCCAGCATTAGCTCTCTGATCAGAATGAATGATTAACCTGAATGGCTGGGGAAGAGGTAATGctcagctttagaaactgttTCCAATCTTCAATCTACAGTATTAAtgcagttgataaaaccaaattatcttgtattgTCTTGAAAATCTTCGCtataaagaatgaaaataatattagttaattttgggtgacttgGCAAGTAGCTGCTACCTCTGCCTCCTTACCTTGGGATTAATATTATCCAGTTCTCCATTTTCTATTCTCCACAACACATGCTCTGTACAATCTCCTCCAATTCCAAAATTAAGAGAATTTAGGGATGCAAAGTAAGTATCCCAAGCCTGTAggatgaaaggaaaagaaaaaaaatgacatgatTTACCTACGAGAAGCCACAAGAAACTGACTCCTTCCATTGCAGAAGGGAAAAGAATTGGCAGAGGGAAGGAAAGTCACTTTCTTACAGTCTCAACCTGGAAACTCCCCAGATGCCCTAGTACCAGCACCTGCTTTTCTCTTTTAGCCctctttccctcccccccccccaccataCCTTGAGTACATTTTTGTTCTCCCCCCCTACCAACTACACTGATTCATCCAAATTAATGTGGGCTAATATTGGCCAATACCAGCCATTGTGGGTAAACTGTAGCTGCTATCATTTCTACAGTTCAAATGAAGGTTATATCTTCACTCTGGAGTTGATTGAGATAGAATTCagtttataacatagctagtaaatttgtctaatctaattcaattgtgtgagcatgcttcatattcctattgtgcatgctcatgacatcagcaaacgagtcccttgaaaaaaaattttcctttgggttgaaaatgtgataaaacaattggttcatacatcagctgtgcgttcatcgagatatgaagcacttgggaagttacgcatcttttgtgctctccaaacttcccgtgtGCTTCATGTCTCAATGAACAcacgctgacatatgaaccaattgttaattaaaacTAGCCAATATAAAAGATATGTTTCAGATCAATATTATTACCAGCTTAACCAATTACCTCAGTCTCCTTCATATTGCGAATCAGTGAGTCGCcaatgaataaaacattacaTGGAGAAAACTTGCCATCATGTAAAAATCTCTCATGCTAGCAAAAGGAACAAATGAattaataactttaaaaaaaattacggtTTTAGTGCAATTAAAAGTTATATCATTAAGACATAAATAACTGAGAATTTCACAGGGAAAGCTTTTTATAGCAAACTTATTTCCTAGATCTCTCTTCACACAGTCTCTTTCACTCCAGGAGGGAAGGATGAAGAGAGAGACTGGAAACTTGGAGAATCAAAGTTCCTAGAGACTAGGCTCCATTTCCCTATTTTTCTCACCATGCTCATCCATCTGTTATCACCTTGGACGTCCTTCACAGGTGTTGGTAAAGTAGCAGGATTTGACATCTTGCATATAATTTGTCTAACAGTCACAAAACTGCAACTCCTAGCACAAAAAGTAAGTCACATCAACAACTCTGCACAAACAAAGCTTATCTCAATTTCTGTGGCATGAGGTGACCAGGGGTACAGCTACACTCCCTGGTCAGCACATGATTTATACCCAGATTGCAGTTTCCCATTTAGTTTTGagcgaaatatttttaagaagcaAGAACTTTGAATTGCTGGATGGATACTTGTACATAAATGGTTGTGGTCATTTTTTACAAGAATACCAGGGATCTGAACTCACACAAGTTGATGTGTTGTATTTATTTTCACCAAGGGTAGCTGGCCTCTACAGACAGAATGCCAACCATTACCAGTTACGCCACCTGCCAATTACCCTGAAAGCGCAGCACTACACAATTTATACCTCTGGGTGGAGAAAGACTCAGTAAGATCAAGGTATCTCTCTTCGGGATAAAACAACAGCCTGACCAGGTATTGCCCTTAGACATCTTGATCCCAAGTCTTGTGgaataaccctttaacacccatgagtgaccaagacagaatttctccttacaatatcaatacaatgtcaaacagataagtgatgagaataaagaaaattatcaatttggggataattagttgatccaatattaaattctctgaactaacattataagaattgtatggttgacagtaaggagaattacaaatttgatctgagagttaaaggaatAACTGCATGCCACCAAGTCTCCTACAGTCAATGACTTATCACTATCATTACTATCAGGGCtgtgattcaatttttttgtcattatctgGAAACcttaaaaatattaacaagataatttggtattatcaactgggttgataatgtaaattggccactgtcaGAGCCCTGATCACTGTCAGAGTCCTGATCAAAATGTCAGCTAATGGtgttcaatttacattatcaactctgtgACAGAACCAAATTTCCCCTTGATAGCAAACCCTCATCATTGATACATCTGTGATCAAAAATAAACTACTCAGGAAGATGTTGACTATTTTATCTCAGTTTTTTGAGGAATATCCTTTGGAACTGTAaagatcttaaaaaaaatttgtatgcaGATGAAATTCTATCTGGGTTTAtcccctttttttaattttgttttcagcattTTGTTATGTCAACGTTGTGGAAATTAGACTTGTACGTGATCCAATATCAAACTCCATATAAGCAGTAATGTACGTCCATCAAAAAACTTTACGAGTATGACTGACAGCAAAAGAGGTGATCTCTAAAAGCCATTTCTCTTAGTTCAAATATTCAGTGAAAATTACGCTCATAGGTCAAAATTCACcttgtttctttaaaagttaCTTTACGCTAGCCCCTGTTACAAAAAGATAGTCACTGTGattctttcctgaaaaattgACTTGTGCACATTTCGCGATAATATCAAGTATTCACAGCGAATCCGCCGATGATTTAAACACAGATAATTTGGTCGAGATGAGGAAATAGTTCTTCGGGAACGAAGTTAATTTTGCGAACTTACAGACCTCCATATTCCAgtacaaaaagaaaagcaaaaggtTTTAATAATTCAAGATTAACATCCACAGAGCTTTCATAAAACAAAGTTATGAGGACGCCGCTATAATCAATCCGAGAATAGATGTTGATATTGATCGTTCGCGTCCTTCACATCCCACAATaataggaaaatatttcactaaTTTTTCAGCAACTTCGTTTGCACTGTTACAGTTTATAAACAAAACATGAGtatttcgaaaaaaattccaaatattTATCATCATCCAAATCTATAACTACAACATAGCCCGCGAaagcaataatttattttcattcatttaccTCCGAGTCGGTAATCTCGTAATTTCTTTCCGAGattattcttgtaaataaacTAGCCTACTAGTTTGGAATTTGATACAACTGATAACGGAAATCCAGCGAAAAAGTTACAGTGGATGCAACGTCTAATGTTCACGGAGAAAGCTAGCTTTTACTCTGGTAATTCCCTGGTGTTAAATTAATTGTCTGTGACGGCCTTGACCGATATTTTGAGTTGTAAACTCTCGTGttatctgaaatttttaatgtaCTCAGAGCAAACGAGTAAGGAAAACGATCTTACTCTGCCCCTGTGACAAATCATAACTGCTTTTAAAGTAGCACTTACCGCTTAGCAAGTCATCAATTTCTTAAGTGTCGTGTGATAGCGCAGCCGCCTTCGAATCCTCAGAGAACGAAAATTTGGACAACATCCATATTTATAGCGTGGTAACCATTACAACCGACACCCCCTGGCTAAAACGCGATTAACAAGGGACACCTTAAAAGCTTTGGGAAGCGAAATTAGTGATTGCAGATGAATGACTAAGAAGAACGAGACAACAGCTGTAGAAAGGGTCACGTGATAAGTTAGGACATTCAAAACTTCCGGTATTTCCACTTCCGGTGGGAACCGGAAATCGCTAAGGAGTAGCTAGCCGATCCATTGACAACAACTGTCAAAAGCgttaaaaagtttgaagtttGAAGTTTGTTCCTTGACAACATTactaaagaaatatttttgatgatttcacTAGTTGAAGTTTTCATTACTGACATAAAACAGACATGCTTTGCTCACCAAAGTACCCACAAAAGGAGAAAGCTGACAAgccaaaattatgaaaattgcttGTAGTCTACAGCTAGCCTACTATCTGATATTTTAGAGAATCTTGATAGTGTTcagtcaaaaaaagaaatagccAAGATGGCAGAATGtgattcaaaattgaaaatactggCATGGGGCACTTTATGCAcctaatattttcatttctgtaacAGTAAAAAAGCATTATTttcaaacagacaaaaatattgcattaggtcaccttaagagaaagaaaaaacttctaGGCAAAAGTAAAATGCCTCGCTGCCACACTTTTTGTTGTCTCCTTTGCAACAGTTGTTtgatcttcatcatcatcatatttttatttgccttatttacacaatacaaaaaaaatttatttacagtgGTTATAGCTAGAAGGCAAGGAGACCCAGAAAGCCACtgggcttatgggagagccacctcacttacattaataaataaagtaaagaaaaagtgctgcaaATGTGCTGCTAGGCCAATTCaaggattatttaagtaaaaactcttgcatttttcgccttaaaactaagaaggtttgacaaatgagtgactgaaacaggaagagagttccaaattttaggaccttggtaaagaattgtaaattgcttgagatttgtgCAGCACAAATGAATGCATTCGATAATTACTagctgttctggtaccatagttgtgaatttggctattcgttacaaaaagattgagaggGAGAGCGGATGGTGTAATGAGACCAAAATACAGCTGCGAAAGAGACTATGCTTACTGCTATCCTTGAACagagataaataaaaatttttcatctacAGTTAGTtacctgaaaaatataattctgtGTAATTCTActatgaaaagcaaactgaaactctgttgtatcttCCACagaccctaaccaaagatatattgcgatctcaA
It encodes the following:
- the LOC131792268 gene encoding platelet-activating factor acetylhydrolase IB subunit alpha1-like, which produces MSNPATLPTPVKDVQGDNRWMSMHERFLHDGKFSPCNVLFIGDSLIRNMKETEAWDTYFASLNSLNFGIGGDCTEHVLWRIENGELDNINPKVVVLLIGTNNHHSTADQVVEGIESVVWSITSKLPSAKIIVLGLLPRGKQPNPLREKHFQVNHSLKELIEAIPNSLYLDSDPGFVRSDGVISHEDMFDYLHMTRKGYKKFCKHISEVIVKFLKY